The Geotalea uraniireducens Rf4 genome window below encodes:
- a CDS encoding sigma-54-dependent Fis family transcriptional regulator, with amino-acid sequence MQRSALRNKARSKPAAEKILLPIPKAKPRDTMQELLEMERLVSDSMSRIITVSADLVDREIAALLRQMLTTCGFDRCGLMMLTQDKTEVRASHACHGEGIAAVPETYTLRDLFPWTGENLLHGNIVSFSSLAELPPLAEADRRNYAALGVQSYLAIPIYAGGSVEFFIDAHHVRARHIWSKESISLLRLFGEVCANALGGGHDTRNEEVRLQFERFVSDLSVKFINVTADEVDREIIAALEQVREMFQFDGFGLISLSPDKGEAIVSHACYGEGIERSPEKIDISLRFPWTKERLLRGEMIHFNSREDVPEDAAVDRQSWQAMKVKANFSIPILVAGSVAYIIAAHDVRATRCLDEGLLLRLRLLGEIFANALFRCKSEAEFRNSCTEIQRLKEKLQLEAEYLQTEIICSHCNEQIIGQSAALDKVLRLVEQVASTDSTVLICGETGTGKELVARAIQELSLRRNKPIVKVNCASLPAALVESELFGREKGAYTGALTRQAGRFEVADGATIFLDEISEMSPELQAKLLRVLQEGQFERLGSTKTIHVDVRVIAATNRNLAEEVKKGTFREDLYYRLNVFQIVVPPLRERAEDIPLLAWAFVHEFNEKMGKKINRIAKSDMNALQNYHWPGNVRELRNVIEYGVIVSTGNGLHVRLPEGSGEEIARPLLMDEVERQHITGVLQRTGWRIKGENGAARILGMNPSTLYSRMQKLGIAVRNGQDGISP; translated from the coding sequence ATGCAGCGATCAGCACTGCGAAATAAGGCGAGGAGCAAGCCGGCAGCCGAGAAAATTCTTCTGCCGATTCCTAAGGCAAAACCCAGGGATACCATGCAGGAACTGCTTGAAATGGAGCGGCTGGTTTCCGATTCCATGTCAAGAATCATCACTGTGTCGGCCGACCTGGTCGACCGGGAAATTGCGGCCTTGTTGAGGCAGATGCTTACTACCTGCGGTTTCGACCGGTGCGGCCTGATGATGCTGACCCAGGACAAAACCGAGGTGCGGGCCTCCCATGCCTGTCACGGAGAAGGCATCGCAGCCGTGCCGGAAACATACACACTCAGGGACCTGTTCCCCTGGACAGGCGAAAACCTGTTGCACGGAAACATCGTCAGCTTCTCCAGTCTCGCCGAGTTGCCGCCACTGGCAGAAGCCGACCGCCGAAACTATGCGGCGCTGGGTGTACAATCATACCTCGCCATCCCGATATATGCCGGCGGATCGGTGGAATTCTTCATTGACGCCCATCATGTCCGTGCCAGACACATCTGGAGCAAGGAAAGCATTTCACTATTGCGCCTGTTCGGCGAAGTTTGTGCGAACGCCCTGGGGGGGGGCCACGATACCCGGAACGAAGAGGTTCGGCTGCAGTTCGAGCGATTTGTTTCAGATCTTTCAGTCAAGTTCATCAACGTAACGGCAGATGAGGTCGATCGGGAAATCATTGCCGCACTGGAGCAGGTCCGGGAAATGTTTCAATTTGATGGTTTCGGGCTGATATCGCTGTCCCCGGACAAGGGCGAGGCGATTGTCTCCCACGCTTGCTATGGGGAGGGAATTGAGCGGAGCCCGGAGAAAATAGATATCAGCCTGCGGTTCCCCTGGACAAAGGAGAGGCTGCTGCGCGGGGAAATGATCCACTTCAATTCCAGGGAGGACGTACCCGAGGATGCAGCAGTTGACCGGCAAAGCTGGCAGGCGATGAAGGTCAAGGCAAATTTTTCCATTCCCATCCTTGTGGCAGGTTCCGTCGCGTATATCATTGCGGCCCACGACGTCCGCGCCACCCGTTGCCTGGACGAGGGACTGTTGCTCCGGTTGCGCCTGCTGGGCGAGATTTTTGCCAATGCCCTCTTTCGCTGTAAGTCGGAGGCGGAATTCCGTAACTCCTGCACCGAGATTCAGCGGCTGAAAGAAAAATTGCAGTTGGAGGCCGAGTATCTCCAGACGGAAATCATATGTTCCCATTGCAATGAGCAAATAATCGGCCAGAGCGCCGCTCTTGACAAAGTGCTGAGGCTGGTGGAACAGGTCGCGTCAACCGATTCGACTGTGCTCATCTGTGGCGAGACAGGCACCGGCAAGGAACTCGTGGCACGAGCTATCCAGGAACTCAGTCTGCGCCGGAACAAACCCATTGTAAAGGTGAACTGCGCGTCGCTGCCGGCTGCCCTGGTGGAGAGCGAACTGTTCGGCCGCGAGAAGGGGGCGTACACAGGTGCGTTGACACGGCAGGCTGGACGCTTCGAGGTGGCCGACGGAGCGACCATATTCCTCGACGAGATTTCCGAAATGTCGCCGGAACTCCAGGCGAAGCTCCTTCGGGTCCTGCAGGAAGGGCAGTTCGAGCGGCTGGGGAGCACGAAAACCATCCATGTGGATGTACGGGTGATTGCAGCCACCAACCGCAATCTTGCCGAAGAGGTAAAGAAGGGGACGTTCAGGGAGGATCTTTACTATCGCCTGAATGTCTTTCAGATCGTCGTTCCTCCGCTGCGTGAACGGGCAGAGGACATCCCACTGCTGGCCTGGGCCTTCGTCCACGAATTCAATGAAAAGATGGGGAAGAAGATCAACAGGATCGCCAAGTCGGATATGAATGCGCTGCAGAACTATCACTGGCCGGGAAACGTCCGCGAACTGCGCAATGTCATCGAATACGGTGTCATTGTCTCTACCGGCAACGGGCTGCACGTGCGGCTGCCCGAAGGGAGCGGGGAAGAGATAGCCCGGCCCCTGCTGATGGACGAGGTCGAGCGGCAGCATATTACGGGGGTACTCCAGCGCACCGGCTGGCGTATCAAGGGGGAGAACGGTGCTGCCAGGATCCTGGGGATGAACCCGTCCACCCTCTATTCACGGATGCAGAAATTAGGTATAGCGGTTCGAAATGGTCAAGACGGGATATCGCCTTAA
- a CDS encoding DUF3313 domain-containing protein, giving the protein MKTMGTVGMFVMVVAAALQFGGCAVGSYQARSVDLNASPLVNPDVLVKGTGDEALYRYVKPGVDVKKYDKVMIDPVLVRKDGELDKDELENFQKLANNAYVYLTRELEKDYKVVQAPGPGTFRVQMAIIDADSSKPVRNTLSTLMPIGIGLSLVKYSVTGKQSGVGEITIEMKITDADTGELLGAALDRRVGGKEISKLWSKWHNADDALQYWAKRLNYALCDVRGDTTCVKP; this is encoded by the coding sequence ATGAAAACAATGGGGACAGTAGGCATGTTCGTAATGGTTGTGGCGGCTGCGCTGCAATTCGGCGGCTGCGCGGTGGGAAGCTATCAGGCACGCAGTGTGGATCTCAATGCATCACCTCTGGTCAACCCGGATGTCCTCGTGAAAGGGACCGGTGACGAGGCCCTCTATCGTTATGTGAAGCCGGGGGTAGACGTCAAGAAGTACGACAAGGTCATGATCGATCCGGTCCTTGTCAGAAAGGATGGGGAACTGGACAAGGATGAGCTGGAAAACTTCCAGAAACTTGCCAACAACGCCTACGTCTACCTGACGCGGGAGCTGGAGAAGGATTACAAGGTCGTCCAGGCACCCGGACCCGGCACATTCAGGGTCCAGATGGCCATCATCGACGCTGACAGCTCGAAGCCGGTCCGTAACACCCTGTCAACCCTCATGCCGATCGGCATCGGACTCTCACTGGTAAAGTATTCCGTCACCGGTAAGCAGTCAGGGGTGGGGGAAATAACCATAGAAATGAAGATCACCGATGCCGACACCGGGGAATTGCTCGGCGCGGCCCTCGACCGGCGCGTTGGCGGCAAGGAAATCTCGAAGCTCTGGAGCAAATGGCACAACGCTGATGATGCCCTGCAGTACTGGGCGAAGAGGCTGAATTATGCCCTGTGCGATGTGCGCGGGGACACGACCTGCGTGAAGCCCTAG
- a CDS encoding DUF2950 domain-containing protein — translation MTVMKYCKDNLSRCLLILSAMLLILVLGVSALAASAGNKQKSFASPEKAVHNLIAALKGNDDKGLATVLGPGSQSLISSGDRVADRAGRAEFVRLYEEKNRIELEKPDKAVLSIGNQDYPVPIPVVKRGNAWLFDTRAGKEEILSRRIGRNELKAIDVAHAYVDAQREYAFNERGGVEVLEFAQKFLSTPGKQDGLYWKTQEGEEESPLGPLIAQAAREGYTKGKDDKPVPFHGYYFRILKAQESNADGGAFNYVVNGHMILGFALVAYPAQYGASGIMTFIVNHDGVVYQKNLGRNSAKVAAAMKLYDPDKSWRKVE, via the coding sequence ATGACGGTAATGAAATACTGCAAAGACAATCTTTCACGCTGCCTGCTCATACTGTCGGCCATGTTGCTGATCCTGGTTTTGGGAGTGTCAGCCCTGGCAGCGTCTGCGGGGAACAAACAGAAGTCCTTCGCTTCACCGGAGAAGGCGGTGCACAACCTCATTGCCGCCTTGAAGGGTAACGATGACAAGGGGCTGGCAACCGTCCTCGGCCCCGGTTCCCAGTCCCTCATCTCGTCGGGCGACAGGGTAGCGGACCGGGCCGGCAGGGCCGAGTTTGTGAGGCTCTATGAGGAAAAGAACCGGATCGAGCTGGAAAAGCCGGATAAGGCGGTTCTTTCTATCGGCAACCAGGATTATCCTGTGCCGATCCCGGTTGTGAAACGGGGTAATGCCTGGCTCTTCGACACCAGGGCGGGGAAGGAAGAGATCCTCAGCCGGCGGATCGGCCGGAACGAACTGAAGGCAATCGACGTTGCCCATGCATATGTGGATGCCCAGCGCGAGTATGCGTTCAACGAGCGGGGCGGCGTCGAAGTGCTGGAATTCGCCCAGAAATTCCTCAGCACCCCGGGCAAACAGGACGGTCTCTACTGGAAGACGCAGGAAGGCGAAGAGGAAAGCCCACTCGGCCCACTCATAGCCCAGGCAGCCCGGGAGGGGTATACCAAGGGCAAGGACGATAAACCGGTCCCATTCCATGGCTATTACTTCAGGATACTTAAGGCGCAGGAGAGTAATGCCGATGGCGGTGCCTTCAACTACGTGGTGAACGGCCACATGATCCTCGGCTTTGCCCTTGTAGCTTACCCGGCGCAGTACGGGGCATCCGGCATCATGACCTTCATCGTGAACCATGATGGCGTCGTCTACCAGAAAAACCTGGGCAGGAACAGCGCCAAGGTCGCGGCGGCGATGAAGCTTTACGACCCGGACAAGAGCTGGCGGAAAGTCGAATAG
- a CDS encoding lipid-binding SYLF domain-containing protein, whose amino-acid sequence MRKQVRLIVFTLMLIIAVPPLMAYAASKAEIDRDVDSALVKLYDSTPLAKLLAEKARGILVFPSMVKGGFIFGAQFGDGALRVHGKTTGYYRSVAASYGLQAGIQSFGYALFFMNDAALAYLDKSKGWEIGVGPSIVVVDKGIAKTLTTTTAKDDIYAFIFDQKGLMAGLSLQGTKVTRIKPK is encoded by the coding sequence ATGAGAAAACAAGTTCGCTTGATAGTCTTCACCCTCATGCTGATAATCGCAGTACCACCGCTGATGGCGTATGCTGCCAGCAAGGCCGAGATCGACCGTGACGTCGACTCCGCCTTGGTGAAGCTTTATGACAGCACCCCCCTGGCAAAGTTGCTCGCGGAGAAGGCGAGAGGAATTCTTGTTTTTCCGTCCATGGTCAAGGGCGGATTCATCTTCGGAGCTCAGTTTGGTGATGGTGCCCTCCGCGTACATGGTAAAACTACAGGTTACTATCGGAGTGTCGCCGCCTCGTACGGCCTGCAGGCGGGCATACAGTCGTTCGGTTATGCGCTGTTTTTCATGAACGATGCTGCGCTTGCGTACCTGGATAAATCAAAAGGGTGGGAGATCGGGGTCGGTCCGAGCATTGTCGTCGTTGACAAGGGCATTGCCAAAACGCTCACGACAACGACCGCCAAGGACGACATCTATGCTTTTATCTTCGATCAGAAGGGTCTGATGGCTGGTCTCAGCTTGCAGGGCACGAAAGTTACCAGAATCAAGCCGAAGTAG
- a CDS encoding putative quinol monooxygenase has product MSMMLAMVKIGASPGKRQEILDILLSVKGPTLAAPGCRACSIYEEYGADQTIAYVELWQSPAEMYRHIRSTLYSRILEAMELSASNPEISFHMILRTEGMELIENLRSTSTT; this is encoded by the coding sequence ATGTCCATGATGCTGGCGATGGTGAAAATAGGGGCTTCTCCTGGCAAACGCCAGGAAATCCTCGACATTCTGCTTTCCGTCAAGGGACCGACCCTGGCGGCCCCGGGCTGCCGTGCCTGTTCGATTTACGAGGAGTATGGTGCCGACCAGACCATTGCCTATGTCGAACTGTGGCAGTCACCGGCGGAAATGTATCGCCATATCCGCTCTACGCTTTATTCCCGGATTCTCGAGGCAATGGAACTCTCCGCCAGCAATCCCGAAATCAGTTTCCACATGATCTTAAGGACGGAAGGAATGGAGTTGATCGAAAACTTGCGAAGCACGTCCACCACATGA
- a CDS encoding tetratricopeptide repeat protein has protein sequence MRISRIFPVVLLGVLIPGYFSTLSYVSLTNKRLPKGEEVNVVLPSPVLKITSLEYDGLASDVLYLKSLVFYGSTWVGKSQRNVKEWEYDWLYNVLKASTDLDPYFLDPYFLANGVLGWEAKRVAETNRFLAKGSRYRDWDYWLPFFLGFNYYYFLGENDKAAEYLMKASKKPGADPFYGYFAARLAYKGNRTENAIIFLEGMLKTTKEKTIRKDYETRLEALKAILYLEKGEVVYKDKFGKNPDNLNALIEHRIISQIPVDPYGGEFYIDKDGSVKTTSDLRPMKKTKNN, from the coding sequence ATGAGAATCTCGCGGATCTTTCCTGTGGTGCTGCTGGGTGTTCTTATTCCGGGCTATTTCAGCACACTTTCGTATGTTTCTCTTACGAACAAGAGACTGCCAAAAGGTGAAGAGGTGAATGTTGTGCTGCCGTCGCCGGTCCTGAAGATCACCAGCCTGGAGTATGACGGTCTTGCCTCCGATGTTCTCTATCTCAAGTCGCTGGTCTTTTACGGCAGTACTTGGGTTGGAAAAAGTCAGCGCAATGTAAAAGAGTGGGAATATGACTGGCTTTACAATGTGTTAAAGGCTTCGACCGATCTTGATCCCTATTTTCTCGATCCCTATTTTCTGGCCAATGGTGTACTGGGATGGGAAGCCAAGCGGGTGGCTGAAACCAATAGATTCCTGGCAAAAGGGAGCCGTTACCGCGATTGGGACTATTGGCTGCCATTTTTCTTGGGCTTTAATTACTATTATTTTCTTGGTGAAAATGATAAGGCGGCCGAATATCTGATGAAGGCGTCGAAAAAACCTGGCGCTGACCCCTTCTATGGTTATTTTGCGGCTCGTTTGGCTTACAAAGGCAACAGAACGGAAAATGCCATTATTTTTCTGGAAGGTATGCTGAAGACAACCAAGGAAAAAACTATTCGCAAAGACTACGAAACCCGTCTCGAGGCGTTAAAGGCAATTCTTTACCTGGAAAAGGGCGAAGTGGTATATAAAGATAAATTCGGTAAGAATCCTGATAATCTCAACGCCTTGATTGAACATCGTATCATCAGTCAGATACCCGTAGACCCTTATGGCGGAGAGTTTTACATCGACAAAGATGGCTCGGTAAAAACCACGAGCGATCTGAGGCCGATGAAGAAAACAAAGAATAATTAA
- a CDS encoding DUF3300 domain-containing protein, whose protein sequence is MKPKSFWMSALSLFVALLLALPLQVAAQGGGDDPQQKKLQKEELAQLVAPIALYPDELVVQILMASTYPLEIVQADRWVRQHKELKGDALAKALEKESWDPSVKSLVNFPSVLSAMSEKLDVTSKLGDAFLAQQKDVMDTIQALRKKASDAGNLKTTKEQKVVVEKETIVIQPASPEVVYVPTYSPTVVYGAWAYPAYPPYYYYPPPPPAYPPYYFAAGVAVGVAWGYAWGHSDWHGGDVTINHNQNINVNRNIDRSKYQGDFDRHQGGGGNTWQHDPSHRKGVAYKDKATAQKFGQSPARSAEGRRDAHGLGDGRGADLGGRGDKGGQDRGGRGTADRGASDRGRAGASGGADRGTARGGRDSAFGGGFGNGNAERMSSERGSASRASAAGTGARSGGGSFGGGARSGGGFGGGGGRRR, encoded by the coding sequence ATGAAACCAAAGTCGTTCTGGATGAGTGCGTTGAGCCTGTTTGTCGCCCTCCTTCTGGCTCTGCCCCTGCAGGTCGCGGCACAGGGCGGTGGCGATGACCCGCAGCAGAAAAAGCTGCAGAAGGAGGAACTGGCGCAGCTGGTGGCGCCGATCGCCCTATACCCCGACGAGCTGGTCGTACAGATACTGATGGCCTCGACCTATCCCCTGGAGATCGTCCAGGCCGACCGGTGGGTGCGGCAGCACAAGGAGCTCAAGGGGGACGCCCTGGCCAAGGCCCTGGAGAAGGAGAGCTGGGACCCGAGCGTCAAGTCGCTGGTGAACTTCCCTTCGGTGCTTTCGGCCATGAGCGAGAAGCTCGACGTCACGTCGAAGCTCGGCGATGCGTTCCTGGCCCAGCAGAAGGACGTGATGGACACAATACAGGCGTTGCGGAAGAAGGCCTCTGACGCGGGAAACCTGAAGACGACCAAGGAGCAGAAGGTCGTGGTCGAGAAGGAGACGATCGTCATTCAGCCCGCCAGTCCGGAGGTCGTCTACGTACCCACCTACAGCCCGACGGTGGTGTACGGCGCATGGGCCTATCCCGCCTATCCCCCCTACTACTATTATCCGCCGCCGCCCCCTGCTTATCCGCCTTACTATTTCGCCGCCGGCGTCGCCGTCGGCGTTGCCTGGGGCTACGCCTGGGGCCACAGCGACTGGCACGGCGGCGATGTCACCATCAACCACAACCAGAACATCAACGTCAATAGAAACATCGACCGCAGCAAGTACCAAGGGGACTTTGATCGACATCAAGGGGGTGGAGGAAACACCTGGCAGCACGACCCGAGCCACCGCAAGGGAGTCGCTTACAAGGACAAGGCGACGGCCCAGAAATTCGGCCAGTCTCCGGCGCGTTCGGCCGAGGGGCGGCGCGACGCCCACGGCCTTGGTGACGGTCGCGGTGCCGACCTGGGTGGCCGCGGCGACAAAGGCGGGCAGGACCGGGGAGGGAGGGGGACTGCCGATCGCGGCGCTTCAGACCGGGGACGAGCTGGCGCAAGTGGTGGTGCCGACCGTGGCACCGCCAGGGGAGGCCGGGACAGTGCCTTCGGCGGCGGGTTCGGCAACGGCAACGCGGAACGCATGTCGAGTGAGCGGGGCAGCGCAAGCCGTGCCAGTGCCGCCGGCACGGGCGCGCGCTCCGGTGGAGGTTCATTCGGAGGGGGCGCGAGATCCGGGGGAGGCTTCGGCGGTGGCGGCGGCCGGCGCAGATAG